One Falsibacillus pallidus genomic window carries:
- a CDS encoding SDR family oxidoreductase produces MGKTIFITGAGSGLGKGASLGLAKKGHRVIATTELTSQKTDLMREAEKRGLDIEVFKLDIKNERDREQILQYDFDVFVANAAINEGGPLAEVPMDRFRALFEVNVFATLETVQLAAQKLVKKGSGKIVFMSSMAGISATPYVGPYTSTKHAIEGIAQTMKSELEEFGVKVATINPGAFETGFNKRAGEEIWKWFDDEKNFTRKEDILEQQKGLEDQFDPEDMIQKMIEIIPADHHKFRTVYPEETEKQLKQTQKERWEMEI; encoded by the coding sequence ATGGGTAAAACGATTTTCATCACAGGTGCAGGAAGCGGTCTCGGGAAAGGAGCGTCACTTGGCCTTGCTAAGAAAGGGCATCGCGTTATCGCAACGACTGAGCTGACTTCGCAGAAAACCGACTTGATGAGAGAAGCGGAAAAACGGGGATTGGATATAGAGGTATTCAAGCTGGATATTAAGAATGAGAGGGACCGCGAGCAGATATTGCAATATGATTTTGATGTATTTGTGGCCAATGCAGCCATCAATGAAGGGGGGCCGCTTGCGGAAGTGCCGATGGACCGTTTTCGCGCGCTCTTCGAAGTGAACGTCTTTGCCACCCTTGAAACGGTTCAATTGGCCGCGCAAAAGCTTGTGAAAAAAGGCAGCGGAAAAATCGTGTTCATGAGCTCCATGGCAGGGATTTCCGCAACACCTTATGTCGGTCCTTATACATCCACCAAGCATGCCATCGAAGGGATTGCCCAAACCATGAAATCCGAGCTTGAAGAGTTCGGGGTGAAGGTCGCAACCATCAATCCAGGCGCATTCGAAACAGGATTTAATAAGCGGGCCGGGGAAGAAATCTGGAAGTGGTTCGACGACGAAAAGAACTTCACCCGTAAAGAAGACATCCTGGAACAGCAGAAAGGGCTGGAAGATCAGTTCGATCCTGAAGATATGATCCAAAAGATGATTGAAATCATCCCTGCAGATCATCACAAATTCCGGACGGTATATCCGGAAGAAACAGAAAAACAATTGAAGCAGACTCA
- a CDS encoding Gfo/Idh/MocA family protein → MKNVKIGLIGLGDIAKKAYLPVLSEKEGIELVLCTRKAETLEKLGDKYRIEKRVQTVDELIAENIDAAFVSTATEAHFEISEKLLENGIHVYIDKPISLNYPETERIVQLAKDTGKIAMVGFNRRFIPKVKELKEYGKPSFLLMQKNRFAAPDEPRRFVVEDFIHVVDTLRFLMDSEVKDVKVQSLKKGDLLHHLVIQLIGEDCTAVGIMNRDGGVTEEIIEYSAGNHKYVVDSLVETTHYHNKETSTYSFGDWEPTLYKRGFYDLVDHFLECVETNQEPDPSISDSLITHEICERIVEMIE, encoded by the coding sequence GTGAAGAACGTGAAAATTGGTCTGATCGGATTAGGAGATATCGCAAAGAAAGCCTATCTGCCTGTTCTCTCTGAAAAAGAAGGAATAGAGCTGGTGCTTTGCACGCGAAAAGCAGAAACGCTTGAAAAGCTAGGAGACAAATACCGTATAGAAAAAAGAGTCCAGACGGTCGATGAATTGATTGCCGAAAACATTGACGCAGCTTTCGTCAGTACAGCAACAGAGGCACATTTTGAGATATCGGAAAAACTTCTTGAAAACGGCATCCATGTGTACATAGACAAGCCTATTTCCTTGAACTACCCGGAAACGGAACGCATTGTTCAATTGGCGAAAGACACCGGGAAGATTGCCATGGTCGGATTCAACCGGCGCTTCATTCCTAAGGTGAAAGAACTGAAAGAGTACGGGAAACCAAGCTTCCTGTTGATGCAGAAAAATCGATTCGCTGCACCGGACGAGCCAAGGAGGTTTGTCGTCGAAGACTTCATCCACGTCGTCGACACCCTGCGTTTCCTGATGGATTCAGAAGTAAAGGATGTCAAAGTTCAGTCCCTTAAAAAAGGAGATCTCCTGCATCACCTCGTCATTCAGCTCATCGGTGAGGACTGTACGGCTGTCGGCATCATGAACCGGGACGGCGGCGTGACCGAAGAAATCATCGAATACTCTGCTGGAAATCATAAGTATGTCGTGGACAGCCTTGTGGAAACGACCCATTACCATAACAAAGAAACAAGCACTTACTCCTTTGGGGACTGGGAGCCGACATTGTACAAACGCGGATTCTATGACCTCGTCGACCACTTCCTTGAATGCGTGGAAACAAATCAAGAGCCCGATCCTTCCATCAGTGACTCATTGATCACACATGAAATATGCGAAAGAATAGTTGAAATGATCGAATAG